One segment of Saprospiraceae bacterium DNA contains the following:
- a CDS encoding VCBS repeat-containing protein: MRPILLSVGFILGLIGCTSKQPDSILFEKIDATHSNIHFINKVENTEDFNIFNYRNFYNGGGVAIGDVNGDGWADIFLTSNMGENKLYLNKGSFQFEDVTEQAGVGGSKFWSTGVVMVDINADGLLDIYVCNAGYDKGEKPENELFINQGNKDAIPTFIEKAAEYGLNDDGYTTHAAFFDYDLDGDLDCYILNNSFMPVNTLNYSNNRELYAEDWPVRDFLKGGGDKLLRNDAIPPLGGAKGGFINVTKEAGIFGSLIGFGLGITVGDVNGDHWPDLFVSNDFYERDYLYINQKDGTFKEEIENWMMHLSHASMGADMADINNDGFPDIFTTEMLPGDETRLKTTTLFENYNIYQLKQERGFYHQYMQNTLQLNNKDKTFSEIAYYAGVAATDWSWGALMFDMDSDGWRDIYVCNGIYKDVIDQDFIDFFADEVVQRMALTGKKEQLNEVLNRMPSVPILNKAFRNRGDLTFEDIGEKWGFVTPSFSNGAAYGDLDNDGDLDLIINNVNQPIFLYKNRSKEILKPHHLTIELKGKEQNTYAIGSTVSVHVGKEIQHFQLIPSRGFQSSVDYKMVFGLGQKTSVDSVVVVWPDRAQSVLLNPAIDTTLSISWEKSSNNLAGNTFDFFPENAFFQEINHSFEKHREDDFIDFYQEGLSYRMLSREGPRAAVADVNSDGRDDIYIGGATGQPGQLYLQTGSGAFIRHSRATFDPDSLFEDTAVVFFDADGDGDMDLFVGSGGNAQPLNSRFMQSRIYLNDGKGHFTHQQRALPLNGFNAAVAVPLDFDGDGDLDLFVGSRSMPAQYGVPPRHFLYENDGHGNFRDASKTAAPDFPRLGMVTDAKLVNLLGDATPELVIVGEWRNPKIFEIKNKQLIPVQSNLDNYSGWWYALEADDVDGDGDMDLILGNRGENFYFTGSQQSPAKIWVGDFDQNGTIDKILTRQIDGEDMPVAMKKELTGQIPSLKKSSLKHADYAKKSIQDLFEPEMLKKSIVMEGNYFQSVVALNDGQGQFTLVPLPREVQFSSVCAIWCGDLDGDGRNDLVLGGNDIGFMPQFSRLDASFGHVLLNKGGGQYAWVENRTSGFFVKGEIKSLIPLNTEGKKYLLATVNNEKPRLFEIKMQEKAEVQ; encoded by the coding sequence TTGAGACCGATTCTACTTTCCGTTGGGTTTATTTTGGGCTTGATTGGCTGCACCTCCAAACAACCTGATTCAATCCTTTTTGAAAAAATAGACGCTACGCATTCCAATATCCACTTCATCAACAAAGTCGAAAACACCGAAGACTTCAACATCTTCAATTACCGCAATTTCTACAACGGCGGCGGCGTGGCCATCGGTGATGTCAACGGCGACGGGTGGGCGGATATATTCCTCACCTCGAACATGGGCGAAAACAAGTTGTACCTGAACAAGGGCAGCTTCCAGTTTGAGGACGTGACCGAACAAGCAGGCGTGGGCGGCTCCAAATTCTGGAGCACTGGCGTGGTCATGGTAGATATCAACGCCGATGGCTTGCTCGACATATACGTTTGCAATGCGGGCTACGACAAAGGGGAAAAACCTGAAAACGAACTCTTTATCAATCAAGGCAACAAAGACGCCATCCCAACATTCATCGAAAAAGCCGCCGAATACGGACTGAACGACGACGGCTACACCACCCACGCAGCCTTTTTCGATTACGACCTCGACGGCGATTTGGACTGTTACATCCTCAACAACAGCTTCATGCCCGTCAATACGCTCAACTACAGCAACAACCGCGAACTCTACGCCGAAGACTGGCCTGTGAGAGACTTCTTGAAAGGTGGCGGCGACAAACTGCTTCGCAACGACGCTATCCCCCCTCTTGGAGGCGCCAAGGGGGGCTTCATCAACGTCACCAAGGAAGCCGGCATTTTCGGCAGCCTCATCGGCTTCGGTCTCGGCATCACGGTCGGCGATGTCAATGGCGACCATTGGCCCGACCTGTTTGTGTCAAACGACTTTTACGAGCGCGACTATCTTTATATCAACCAAAAGGATGGAACCTTCAAGGAAGAAATCGAAAATTGGATGATGCACCTCAGCCATGCCTCTATGGGAGCAGACATGGCCGATATCAACAACGACGGCTTTCCCGATATTTTCACCACCGAAATGTTGCCAGGAGATGAAACCCGCCTCAAAACGACCACCCTGTTTGAGAACTATAACATTTATCAACTTAAACAAGAGCGCGGTTTCTATCACCAGTACATGCAAAACACGCTGCAACTCAATAACAAAGACAAAACATTCAGCGAGATAGCCTACTATGCTGGCGTTGCCGCCACCGATTGGAGCTGGGGCGCCCTTATGTTCGACATGGACAGCGACGGCTGGCGCGATATCTATGTCTGCAACGGCATCTACAAAGATGTGATTGACCAAGATTTCATTGATTTCTTTGCCGACGAGGTGGTGCAGCGCATGGCCTTGACCGGGAAAAAAGAGCAACTCAACGAAGTACTGAACAGGATGCCCTCCGTCCCCATTCTCAACAAAGCCTTTCGCAATCGCGGCGACCTTACATTTGAGGACATCGGCGAAAAATGGGGCTTCGTCACCCCCTCCTTTTCAAACGGTGCCGCTTATGGCGACCTCGACAACGACGGCGACCTTGACTTGATCATCAACAACGTCAACCAGCCCATCTTTCTCTATAAAAACCGCTCGAAAGAAATACTGAAGCCTCATCATCTGACCATCGAACTTAAAGGCAAAGAACAAAACACATACGCTATTGGCTCCACCGTTTCCGTCCACGTTGGCAAAGAAATTCAGCACTTCCAACTCATACCCTCTCGCGGCTTCCAATCATCTGTGGACTACAAGATGGTGTTTGGCCTTGGGCAAAAAACATCTGTGGACTCGGTCGTCGTCGTTTGGCCAGACAGAGCCCAATCAGTCCTCCTCAATCCTGCCATTGACACAACGCTCTCCATCTCTTGGGAAAAATCCTCCAACAACTTGGCGGGCAACACCTTCGACTTTTTTCCAGAAAATGCATTTTTCCAAGAAATTAACCACAGCTTCGAGAAGCACCGTGAAGACGATTTTATAGATTTTTATCAAGAAGGATTGAGCTACCGAATGCTTTCGCGGGAAGGGCCACGCGCTGCCGTCGCCGATGTGAATAGCGACGGGCGCGACGACATCTACATAGGAGGCGCCACAGGCCAGCCCGGACAACTTTACTTGCAAACTGGCAGTGGCGCCTTCATCCGGCATAGTCGCGCCACATTTGACCCCGACTCGCTTTTCGAGGATACCGCCGTGGTGTTTTTCGATGCCGACGGCGATGGCGACATGGATTTGTTCGTTGGTTCGGGCGGCAACGCCCAGCCGCTTAATTCGAGATTTATGCAGAGCCGCATTTACCTCAACGATGGCAAGGGGCATTTCACCCACCAACAACGCGCCCTGCCACTCAATGGCTTCAATGCCGCAGTGGCCGTGCCGCTTGATTTTGATGGCGATGGCGACCTTGACCTGTTTGTGGGCAGCAGAAGTATGCCAGCGCAGTATGGGGTGCCGCCACGACATTTTTTATATGAAAATGACGGGCATGGAAATTTCCGCGATGCCTCAAAAACCGCAGCGCCCGATTTCCCACGCCTCGGCATGGTGACTGACGCAAAACTGGTCAATCTGTTAGGTGATGCCACCCCAGAGCTGGTGATTGTGGGGGAGTGGCGCAACCCAAAAATCTTTGAAATCAAAAACAAACAACTCATCCCCGTCCAATCCAACTTAGACAACTATTCCGGCTGGTGGTATGCGCTTGAAGCCGACGACGTGGACGGCGACGGCGACATGGACTTGATACTCGGCAACCGAGGAGAAAATTTCTATTTTACGGGAAGTCAACAATCTCCCGCAAAAATCTGGGTCGGCGACTTCGACCAAAACGGGACCATTGACAAAATACTCACCCGGCAAATTGATGGCGAGGATATGCCAGTGGCGATGAAGAAGGAACTGACGGGACAAATACCCAGCCTCAAAAAGTCGAGCCTCAAACACGCCGACTATGCCAAAAAGTCCATTCAAGATTTATTTGAGCCGGAAATGTTGAAAAAAAGCATCGTCATGGAGGGGAACTATTTTCAATCAGTGGTGGCGCTCAACGACGGCCAGGGGCAATTTACGCTTGTGCCTCTGCCACGCGAAGTTCAGTTCTCCAGTGTCTGTGCTATATGGTGCGGCGATTTGGACGGAGACGGGAGAAACGACCTCGTGTTGGGCGGCAATGACATAGGCTTCATGCCCCAGTTTTCGAGGCTCGATGCCAGTTTTGGTCATGTACTTTTGAATAAAGGTGGCGGGCAGTACGCATGGGTGGAAAATCGCACTTCAGGCTTCTTCGTGAAAGGCGAAATAAAATCGCTTATTCCGTTGAATACCGAGGGGAAAAAATATCTGCTGGCGACGGTGAACAACGAGAAGCCTCGACTTTTTGAGATAAAGATGCAGGAGAAGGCAGAAGTTCAATGA
- a CDS encoding RagB/SusD family nutrient uptake outer membrane protein, which yields MNNTRISTSLLLGALSVFLFSACTDLEPNAKDSIVLVDAGGGFVPGDPGELLISAYKDLSAFTDQNNIYALYNHTSDEMIPPTRGVDWGDNGVWRTLHQHTWDATHPAVLGAWNQLNQRAFKCNQILASNPNPQQAAEAKFLRAFYRYHVMDLFGQVPNREVDEGVDVNPRVFTRSEAYDLIVKDLEEALPLLPNTGPIATNSSATQAAANTLLARLYLNKAVYKATRPEGPYQFDAADMNKVIQYCEAVEAAGYSLETEYFANFSTSASKEIIFTSIEGTPQNRWFMTLHYNQNPSGWNGFTTLADFYAKFEDNDQRKGNYPPPDGSNFSGIGRGFLFGQQYKDDGSILIDTRTQKPLFFTQDVPLSGAGTDKGIRVIKYHPANAGQYIFFRYADVLLMKAEAIHRGGTASGGQTALSLVNSLRQTRGASPLSSISDASLLDERGRELYWEGIRRVDQVRFGTFDDEWSFKTVADPTKVLFPIPQQALDSNPNLQQNAGY from the coding sequence ATGAATAACACAAGAATTTCAACATCACTATTGCTTGGTGCGCTGAGCGTATTCTTGTTCTCGGCTTGCACTGACTTGGAGCCTAATGCAAAGGACTCCATTGTGCTCGTAGATGCAGGTGGCGGTTTTGTTCCAGGCGACCCGGGTGAGCTGCTCATTTCAGCATACAAAGATTTGAGCGCTTTTACTGACCAGAATAATATCTACGCGCTTTACAATCACACTTCCGATGAGATGATTCCACCAACGCGCGGAGTGGATTGGGGGGACAATGGAGTGTGGCGCACACTGCACCAACATACATGGGATGCTACTCACCCCGCAGTATTGGGCGCATGGAATCAGCTCAACCAGCGTGCGTTCAAATGCAACCAAATCTTGGCATCCAATCCAAATCCGCAACAAGCTGCTGAAGCTAAGTTCTTGCGTGCATTCTATCGCTATCACGTCATGGATCTTTTTGGCCAAGTGCCCAATCGTGAAGTTGATGAAGGCGTTGATGTGAATCCACGTGTGTTTACACGCTCTGAAGCGTATGACCTCATCGTGAAGGATTTGGAGGAGGCGCTGCCTCTCTTGCCCAATACTGGCCCAATCGCTACTAATTCCTCGGCCACACAGGCTGCTGCCAATACTTTGCTGGCTCGCCTGTATCTGAACAAAGCGGTTTACAAAGCAACTCGCCCAGAGGGGCCCTACCAGTTTGATGCAGCCGACATGAACAAGGTCATTCAATACTGCGAAGCCGTTGAAGCCGCAGGTTATAGCTTGGAAACAGAGTACTTTGCCAATTTTAGCACAAGTGCTTCTAAAGAGATTATCTTTACCAGCATAGAGGGCACTCCACAGAATCGTTGGTTCATGACTCTACACTATAATCAGAATCCGAGTGGTTGGAATGGATTCACGACTTTGGCAGATTTCTATGCCAAGTTTGAAGACAATGACCAGCGTAAAGGGAACTATCCTCCGCCAGACGGCTCTAATTTCTCCGGTATAGGTCGTGGATTCCTTTTTGGCCAACAATACAAAGACGACGGTTCTATTTTGATTGACACGCGCACACAAAAGCCGCTCTTTTTTACTCAAGATGTGCCACTTAGCGGTGCTGGCACCGATAAAGGTATTCGTGTCATCAAATATCACCCAGCAAACGCAGGACAGTATATTTTCTTCCGTTATGCCGATGTGTTGCTGATGAAAGCAGAAGCCATCCACCGTGGCGGAACCGCCTCTGGTGGCCAAACAGCACTATCTTTGGTCAATAGCTTGCGTCAAACACGTGGCGCGTCTCCTTTATCTTCCATAAGCGACGCAAGTTTGCTTGATGAACGTGGCCGTGAGCTCTATTGGGAAGGCATCCGAAGAGTTGACCAAGTACGGTTTGGCACATTCGACGACGAGTGGTCATTCAAAACCGTGGCCGACCCGACAAAAGTTTTGTTCCCGATTCCACAGCAGGCGCTGGATTCCAACCCGAATCTGCAACAGAATGCCGGGTACTAA
- a CDS encoding TonB-dependent receptor, with translation MNFLHTFTKGGLLAAVFLLLGNAALAQRTVTGKVTDAENGEPLIGATVSVVGTTRGAVTDIDGNYSVGVPDGSTQLRFAYTGYKEEVVEIGASNTVDIAMKPGSVLDEIVVIGYGAVRKDDVTGAVSTISSKDFNRGVIVAPEQLMQGRVAGVQVTTSSGEPGAGINVRIRGTSSVRSGNNPLFVLDGIPLSGDDTQAGGPDAGFGTSSPRNPLNFINPDDIASIDILKDASATAIYGARGANGVVIITTKRGQQGKGALNYNYSLGIGKIANRYDLLARDAFLNAYEEFNGADARAALDGGANTDWQDEVFRTALTHTHNVSFGGATPGSDYRFSFGFQDQDGIVKTSGMKKYNARFNGSKKFINDRLKLGANIMIANIDDDNAPISNNSGFEGDLLGAMLKANPSQAVRGPDGKFVQPSNTEPNPAAMLEYTRDFTKTLRTLGGVTAEIDIFEGLSFKTILGFDRSLSNRKSAFSKDLNVTSISNIGRLFINDVEIDNRLWENYFTYNKGFGRTVFTGILGYSYQSFDIASRGVEYANFATSDLDLMINNIASANQGQLGSAAGRNSTKAFDEIQSYFGRLNFDIADKYVFTGTLRADGSTRFGGDNKYGYFPSFAAKWRIGTESFMPEALSSMGIRLGWGITGNQEIPHNLHQPRQRYGDWDINNGGDNLSGGGLGDVTFANPGLKWETTKQWNFGVDYAFGQGRVAGSLDFYKKNTDDLLIQVTSAQPAVSPFVWRNLDADVENKGVELGLNIVAVSTPSFGWNINFNIAYNKNEVKDFNGLINTGAINGQGLSGAFAQRIAQGQPLYAFFVRDFAGYDDNGISVYNDGDFQQFIGSPLPTIYSGLGSSFNFGNFDAGFNLYGQFGNKIYNNTANAFFTAGSLANGRNVTTDVPGNGESNLNAPDVSTRFLEDGGFVRIQDMTIGYSLKPRTTSAISSLRLYVTGQNLAVFTNYSGQDPEVNINKAIDGVPSAGIDYTAYPRPRTIIIGASVSF, from the coding sequence ATGAATTTTTTGCACACCTTTACCAAGGGCGGATTGCTGGCAGCAGTTTTTCTGCTGTTGGGCAATGCCGCACTGGCACAGCGCACCGTGACTGGCAAAGTCACCGATGCCGAGAACGGCGAGCCGCTTATTGGCGCTACCGTTTCTGTGGTCGGCACGACGCGAGGCGCCGTCACTGACATTGACGGCAATTATTCCGTCGGTGTTCCTGATGGCAGCACGCAACTGCGATTCGCCTACACTGGCTACAAAGAGGAAGTGGTGGAAATCGGGGCTTCCAACACGGTTGATATCGCCATGAAACCTGGCAGCGTGTTGGACGAAATTGTGGTGATAGGGTATGGGGCTGTAAGGAAAGACGATGTAACAGGTGCCGTCTCTACCATTTCGAGCAAAGATTTCAATAGAGGTGTCATCGTTGCTCCTGAGCAGCTGATGCAGGGCCGTGTGGCCGGGGTTCAGGTCACTACTTCGAGCGGCGAACCGGGTGCTGGCATCAATGTCCGTATTCGCGGCACATCCTCTGTCCGAAGTGGCAACAACCCGCTTTTTGTGTTGGATGGCATTCCACTTAGTGGGGATGATACCCAAGCAGGTGGGCCGGACGCGGGTTTTGGTACCAGCTCTCCGCGAAACCCGCTCAATTTCATCAATCCTGATGACATTGCCAGCATTGACATTTTGAAAGATGCGTCTGCCACGGCTATTTACGGCGCACGGGGGGCCAATGGTGTTGTCATCATCACCACTAAAAGAGGTCAGCAAGGAAAAGGCGCACTCAACTATAACTACTCTCTGGGTATTGGAAAAATTGCCAATCGGTATGATTTGCTTGCTCGTGACGCATTCTTGAATGCTTATGAAGAGTTCAACGGTGCGGATGCTCGTGCGGCGCTTGATGGAGGAGCCAATACAGACTGGCAAGATGAAGTGTTTCGTACCGCACTCACCCACACACACAATGTCTCTTTTGGAGGCGCCACCCCCGGTTCAGACTACCGGTTCTCCTTTGGATTTCAAGATCAGGATGGTATCGTGAAGACCAGCGGCATGAAAAAGTACAATGCCCGATTCAACGGCTCAAAGAAATTCATCAATGACCGATTGAAACTTGGTGCGAACATCATGATTGCCAACATAGATGATGACAACGCACCTATTTCCAACAATTCTGGCTTCGAGGGCGACCTACTGGGCGCTATGTTGAAGGCTAATCCAAGCCAAGCGGTAAGGGGTCCAGATGGCAAATTCGTTCAACCCAGCAACACAGAGCCCAACCCTGCTGCCATGTTGGAGTATACAAGGGATTTCACCAAAACACTTCGTACTTTGGGTGGTGTTACGGCTGAAATTGACATTTTTGAGGGGCTTTCTTTCAAAACCATTTTAGGCTTTGACCGTTCCCTATCTAACCGCAAGTCAGCCTTTTCAAAGGATTTGAACGTCACTTCTATCTCTAACATTGGCCGGTTGTTCATCAATGACGTTGAAATTGACAACCGATTGTGGGAGAACTACTTCACCTACAACAAAGGTTTTGGCAGAACAGTGTTCACGGGTATTTTGGGCTACTCCTATCAAAGTTTCGACATTGCATCAAGAGGCGTTGAATATGCCAATTTTGCCACGAGCGATCTGGATTTGATGATAAACAACATTGCTTCTGCCAATCAAGGCCAATTGGGAAGCGCCGCAGGCCGCAACTCTACAAAGGCCTTCGACGAGATTCAATCTTATTTTGGCCGCCTCAATTTTGACATTGCTGACAAATATGTGTTTACGGGTACCCTCCGTGCAGACGGTTCTACTCGTTTTGGAGGTGACAACAAGTACGGTTATTTCCCATCCTTTGCGGCCAAGTGGCGGATAGGTACAGAATCCTTTATGCCGGAAGCCCTTTCTTCTATGGGGATTCGATTGGGATGGGGTATCACGGGCAACCAAGAGATACCGCACAACCTTCATCAGCCCCGTCAGCGGTATGGCGATTGGGATATTAACAATGGTGGCGACAATCTTAGTGGTGGAGGTTTGGGCGATGTAACTTTTGCCAACCCCGGCCTTAAGTGGGAGACCACAAAACAATGGAACTTCGGTGTTGACTATGCTTTCGGACAGGGTCGCGTGGCTGGTTCGTTGGATTTTTACAAGAAAAACACAGACGACCTGTTGATTCAAGTCACGAGCGCACAACCAGCGGTATCGCCTTTTGTGTGGAGAAACTTGGATGCCGACGTTGAAAACAAAGGGGTAGAACTCGGCCTTAACATTGTGGCCGTGAGCACCCCTTCGTTTGGTTGGAACATCAATTTCAATATCGCGTATAATAAGAACGAGGTGAAAGACTTCAATGGCTTGATTAACACGGGTGCCATCAACGGCCAAGGTTTGTCGGGTGCATTCGCTCAGCGCATTGCTCAGGGACAACCATTGTACGCATTTTTTGTCCGTGACTTCGCTGGCTACGACGACAATGGTATCTCTGTTTACAACGACGGCGACTTCCAACAATTCATCGGTAGCCCATTGCCTACGATATATTCGGGTTTGGGGAGCAGCTTCAACTTTGGCAACTTTGATGCAGGATTCAACCTGTACGGTCAGTTCGGCAACAAAATTTACAACAACACAGCCAACGCATTCTTTACTGCTGGCTCGTTAGCCAATGGGCGAAATGTTACCACTGATGTTCCTGGCAATGGCGAATCCAACCTGAACGCACCGGATGTTTCCACTCGCTTCCTCGAAGATGGCGGCTTTGTGCGTATTCAAGACATGACCATAGGCTATTCATTAAAGCCTCGCACTACCAGTGCAATTTCTTCGCTTCGCTTATATGTGACTGGCCAAAACCTTGCTGTGTTTACAAACTACAGCGGTCAGGATCCTGAAGTAAACATCAACAAAGCCATTGACGGTGTGCCATCTGCGGGCATTGATTACACCGCATACCCCCGTCCAAGAACCATCATCATTGGCGCAAGTGTTTCTTTCTAA
- a CDS encoding agmatine deiminase family protein: MPISPFSTRRLPAEWEPQSAVQLTFPHANTDWADVLDEVLPCFVSIAETISQFQKVLIVCENMASTKRLLKNAVQENLLLVECDSNDTWARDHGGITVFENGKTIVLDFVFNGWGLKFAADKDNLITRHLYNSGVFNADIQHGGIVLEGGGIESDGQGTLLTTAECMLSPNRNPHLSKSQIEAQLKDLFGLARVLWLHHGYLAGDDTDSHVDTLARFCTPDTIAYIKCPDPKDEHFEELQKMEAELQTFRKTDGSPYRLVALPWPDACYDEQGQRLPATYANFLLINGAVLVPTYRVAQDAEALEVLKTVFPAHQIIGIDCRPLILQHGSLHCVTMQYPAGVV, encoded by the coding sequence ATGCCCATCTCGCCTTTCTCTACCCGCCGCCTCCCTGCCGAATGGGAACCGCAAAGCGCCGTCCAGCTCACCTTCCCTCATGCCAACACCGACTGGGCCGATGTGCTCGACGAGGTGCTGCCGTGTTTCGTAAGCATCGCCGAGACCATCAGCCAATTTCAAAAAGTGCTCATAGTCTGTGAAAACATGGCATCCACGAAAAGGCTTTTGAAAAATGCCGTTCAAGAAAATTTGCTCCTCGTCGAATGCGACTCCAACGACACTTGGGCACGCGACCACGGCGGCATCACGGTATTTGAAAATGGGAAAACCATCGTGCTGGATTTCGTCTTCAACGGCTGGGGACTGAAATTTGCGGCAGACAAGGACAACCTAATTACCCGACACCTATACAACAGTGGTGTTTTCAATGCCGACATCCAACACGGCGGCATCGTGCTCGAAGGTGGCGGCATCGAAAGCGACGGGCAGGGCACCCTCCTCACCACAGCGGAATGCATGCTCTCGCCCAACCGAAACCCTCACCTCTCGAAAAGCCAAATTGAAGCCCAACTCAAAGACCTGTTTGGCCTCGCCCGCGTGCTTTGGCTCCATCACGGCTACCTTGCCGGCGACGACACGGACTCGCACGTTGACACCCTTGCCCGCTTCTGCACTCCCGACACGATTGCCTACATCAAATGCCCCGACCCTAAGGACGAGCATTTTGAGGAACTACAAAAAATGGAGGCCGAACTCCAAACCTTCCGAAAAACCGACGGCTCCCCCTACCGCCTCGTCGCGCTCCCTTGGCCCGATGCCTGCTATGACGAACAGGGGCAACGCTTGCCGGCCACCTATGCCAATTTCCTGCTCATCAACGGTGCCGTGCTTGTGCCCACCTACCGCGTCGCTCAAGACGCAGAGGCACTGGAAGTCCTAAAAACGGTTTTCCCCGCTCACCAAATCATCGGGATTGATTGCCGCCCGCTAATTTTGCAACACGGCTCGCTGCATTGTGTCACCATGCAATACCCTGCGGGAGTGGTTTGA
- a CDS encoding carbon-nitrogen hydrolase, translating into MKIGLVQQSCSEDKKSNIAKSLRGIAECAAKGAELVVLQELHCGIYFCQAEDTRMFDLAEPIPGTDTEIFSAAAKKHNVVLVTSLFEKRAPGIYHNTAVVFEKDGSLAGKYRKMHIPDDPAYYEKFYFTPGDLGFAPIQTSAGKLGLLVCWDQWYPEAARLMALAGAEMLIYPTAIGWESSDPQPEKDRQHGAWFTIQRGHAVANGLPVVTVNRVGHELDWTGVTGGIQFWGQSFVAGPQGEILHLSSADQEENVVVEIDKQRTEDVRRIWPFFRDRRIDAYGNLTKRYID; encoded by the coding sequence ATGAAAATAGGCCTCGTCCAACAATCCTGCTCCGAAGACAAAAAATCGAACATCGCCAAATCCCTGCGCGGCATCGCCGAATGCGCCGCCAAAGGGGCCGAACTCGTCGTGCTGCAAGAGCTCCACTGCGGCATCTATTTCTGTCAGGCCGAAGACACACGGATGTTCGACCTCGCCGAACCGATACCCGGCACCGACACGGAGATTTTTTCCGCTGCCGCAAAAAAGCACAACGTGGTGCTCGTCACCTCCCTTTTTGAAAAACGCGCCCCGGGCATATACCACAACACTGCTGTCGTGTTTGAAAAAGATGGCTCATTGGCGGGCAAATACCGCAAAATGCACATCCCCGACGACCCGGCCTACTACGAAAAATTCTACTTCACGCCCGGCGACTTGGGCTTCGCCCCCATCCAAACCTCCGCCGGCAAACTCGGCCTGCTCGTCTGCTGGGACCAATGGTACCCCGAAGCCGCCCGCCTAATGGCGCTGGCTGGAGCGGAAATGTTGATTTACCCCACCGCCATTGGTTGGGAAAGCAGCGACCCGCAGCCTGAAAAAGACCGCCAACACGGCGCATGGTTCACCATCCAGCGCGGCCATGCCGTAGCAAACGGCCTGCCCGTCGTCACCGTCAACAGGGTCGGCCATGAACTCGACTGGACGGGCGTGACAGGCGGCATACAGTTCTGGGGGCAAAGTTTTGTGGCCGGGCCACAAGGCGAAATCCTCCACCTTTCGAGCGCCGACCAAGAGGAAAATGTCGTGGTGGAAATTGACAAACAACGCACCGAGGACGTGCGCCGCATCTGGCCTTTTTTCCGCGACCGCAGGATTGATGCTTATGGCAACTTGACGAAGCGGTATATTGACTAA
- a CDS encoding RluA family pseudouridine synthase has translation MNQKRHIEEDIPLEDLQGRTPLPEISDTDNGEDIPAVEDLYERHEIVADPKQGVIRLDKFLNDRLSNRSRNKVQNAIRAGSVKVNDREVKPNYKVKPGNVITIVLPKALEEVYDINPQNIPLQIVYEDEDVLVINKPFGLAVHPGVGIPNGTLVNAVAWHLQAQMKELPVKEGNEPDRAGIVHRIDKDTTGLMVVAKNDLAMTHLASQFYYHTIERRYWALVWGDMEKDSGTIEGNIGRNPNDRRLFMVFPEGEDGKWAKTHWRVLERFYYVTLIECQLETGRTHQIRVHMKSIGHTLFGDPRYGGNQILKGTLYSKYKQFVENQLALLPRQALHAKVLGFKHPRTGEHIRFESELPEDMQTVIDRWRVYVNARKESL, from the coding sequence ATGAACCAGAAACGCCACATCGAGGAAGACATCCCATTGGAAGACTTGCAAGGACGCACTCCCTTGCCCGAAATCTCGGATACGGACAATGGCGAGGACATACCTGCTGTCGAAGATTTGTATGAGCGCCACGAAATTGTGGCCGACCCTAAGCAAGGTGTCATCAGGCTCGACAAGTTTCTGAACGACCGGCTTTCCAACCGCTCCCGCAACAAAGTGCAAAACGCGATTCGGGCTGGCTCTGTGAAAGTGAACGACCGCGAGGTAAAGCCCAACTACAAAGTGAAGCCCGGCAATGTCATCACCATCGTATTGCCCAAAGCGCTGGAAGAGGTGTACGACATCAACCCACAAAACATCCCGCTGCAAATAGTGTACGAAGACGAGGATGTGCTGGTCATCAACAAGCCTTTTGGTTTGGCCGTGCATCCCGGCGTAGGCATACCCAATGGCACGCTGGTGAACGCCGTCGCTTGGCATTTGCAAGCACAAATGAAAGAATTGCCCGTCAAAGAAGGCAACGAGCCCGACCGTGCAGGCATCGTGCATCGCATTGACAAGGACACAACCGGCCTAATGGTAGTGGCCAAAAACGATTTGGCCATGACCCACCTTGCAAGCCAATTCTACTACCACACGATTGAGCGGCGCTACTGGGCTTTAGTGTGGGGCGACATGGAGAAAGATAGTGGCACCATTGAAGGAAACATCGGGCGCAACCCAAACGACCGCCGATTGTTCATGGTGTTCCCAGAAGGCGAAGACGGCAAATGGGCCAAAACACACTGGCGCGTACTTGAGCGATTTTATTACGTCACGCTCATCGAGTGTCAGTTGGAAACAGGCCGCACCCACCAAATTCGCGTCCACATGAAATCCATCGGACACACGCTTTTCGGCGACCCTCGCTACGGTGGCAACCAAATTTTAAAAGGCACCCTCTATTCAAAGTACAAGCAGTTTGTTGAAAACCAGCTTGCCCTGCTGCCACGTCAGGCACTTCATGCCAAAGTGCTCGGCTTCAAGCACCCACGAACAGGCGAGCACATTCGCTTCGAATCCGAGCTGCCGGAGGACATGCAAACGGTGATTGACAGATGGCGGGTCTATGTGAACGCCCGAAAGGAGTCCTTGTAA